The following coding sequences are from one bacterium SCSIO 12741 window:
- a CDS encoding ABC-F family ATP-binding cassette domain-containing protein: MNYLSVENISRRFGERVIFKDISFGMAKGDKLALVAQNGTGKSTLLNILAQLDEPDDGQVVYRKGIKVRYLSQDPDLPVHLKVWDAVFEGSDPVMRAVKKYEECIENQVEGEELQNAIDQIEELKAWDTEVRVKTILTELDIHHYDLEVGQLSGGQKKRLALARLLLENPDFLILDEPTNHLDLDMIEWLERFLINENLTLLMVTHDRYFLERVCNVILEMDDHGLYSYKGNYSYFLEKREERKQIEASEITKAKNLYRKELDWMRRQPKARGTKAKARVDSFYDLKQVAKRKIDQCEVELEINMQRLGSKILEFHTVGKSFGEKHLFEKFSYKFVRGEKAGIIGKNGTGKSTLLNMVMGLTEPTSGKIVVGDTVSMGYYNQEGMNLKPDGRVIEIVREVGEYLPLNKGKKLSAAQLLERFLFPRSMHFNRVEKLSGGEKKRLHLLTILMKNPNFLILDEPTNDLDIMTLNVLENFLLDFPGCVLIVSHDRYFMDKLVDHLFVFNQGTEIRDFPGNYSLWRNEKKPPKEAKAVKPESEKSEKKKSDRSNKLTFNEKREFGLLEKDIERLEKRKAQIDQKFLQADTSPEELMELSEELGIVLQQLDEKGDRWLELSEKVE, translated from the coding sequence ATGAACTACCTCTCCGTAGAAAATATATCCCGCCGGTTTGGCGAACGAGTCATCTTTAAGGACATTTCATTTGGAATGGCCAAAGGGGATAAGCTGGCTTTGGTGGCGCAAAACGGAACCGGAAAATCCACGCTGCTCAATATTTTGGCCCAGCTCGATGAACCGGATGATGGGCAGGTCGTTTATCGCAAGGGAATTAAGGTGCGCTACTTGTCTCAAGATCCAGATCTACCCGTTCACCTTAAAGTATGGGATGCTGTTTTCGAAGGATCCGATCCGGTGATGCGGGCGGTGAAAAAATACGAGGAGTGCATTGAAAATCAAGTGGAAGGGGAAGAGCTTCAAAATGCTATTGATCAAATTGAAGAACTCAAGGCTTGGGATACGGAAGTTCGGGTAAAAACTATTCTTACCGAGCTGGATATTCATCATTACGACCTCGAAGTAGGGCAACTATCCGGAGGGCAAAAAAAGAGATTGGCTTTGGCTCGGCTGCTTTTGGAAAACCCCGACTTTCTTATTCTCGATGAGCCTACCAACCACCTTGATCTGGACATGATCGAATGGCTGGAACGCTTTCTGATTAACGAGAACCTTACACTCTTAATGGTGACGCACGACCGCTATTTTTTAGAGCGGGTATGCAACGTTATTCTGGAGATGGATGACCACGGTCTGTACTCTTACAAGGGGAACTACTCCTACTTTCTGGAAAAGCGGGAAGAACGCAAACAGATTGAAGCCTCGGAAATCACCAAAGCCAAAAACCTGTACCGAAAGGAGCTCGACTGGATGCGTCGACAGCCGAAAGCTCGAGGAACCAAAGCCAAAGCAAGGGTTGATTCCTTTTATGACCTCAAGCAAGTAGCTAAGCGGAAAATTGATCAATGCGAAGTGGAGTTGGAGATCAATATGCAGCGCCTCGGAAGTAAGATCCTGGAGTTTCATACGGTAGGTAAGTCCTTTGGTGAGAAGCACCTGTTCGAGAAATTTTCATACAAGTTTGTTCGAGGGGAAAAGGCCGGAATTATCGGAAAGAATGGAACTGGAAAGTCGACCCTGCTCAATATGGTGATGGGGTTAACTGAACCCACTTCGGGTAAGATCGTTGTTGGAGATACGGTTTCCATGGGCTATTACAACCAGGAGGGGATGAACCTCAAACCCGATGGTCGGGTTATTGAGATCGTCCGTGAAGTGGGAGAATATTTGCCCCTCAATAAGGGTAAAAAGCTATCGGCTGCGCAGCTGTTGGAGCGTTTTCTATTTCCCAGAAGCATGCACTTTAACCGAGTGGAAAAGCTAAGTGGAGGGGAGAAGAAAAGATTGCATCTACTGACCATATTGATGAAAAACCCCAATTTTCTGATCCTGGATGAGCCGACCAACGATCTGGATATTATGACCTTGAATGTTCTGGAGAATTTCTTGCTCGATTTTCCGGGATGTGTTCTCATCGTTAGCCACGATCGCTACTTCATGGATAAGCTCGTGGATCACTTATTTGTTTTTAACCAAGGGACCGAGATCCGGGATTTTCCAGGGAACTATTCCCTGTGGCGAAACGAAAAAAAGCCACCCAAAGAAGCCAAAGCCGTTAAGCCGGAAAGTGAGAAATCCGAAAAGAAAAAATCGGATCGTTCAAACAAACTTACGTTCAACGAAAAGCGTGAATTTGGTTTATTGGAAAAGGACATTGAACGTCTCGAAAAACGCAAAGCACAAATCGATCAGAAGTTTCTTCAAGCCGATACTTCTCCAGAAGAATTAATGGAATTGTCCGAAGAATTGGGAATCGTGCTTCAGCAATTGGATGAGAAAGGGGATCGCTGGTTAGAACTTTCAGAGAAGGTGGAGTAG
- a CDS encoding T9SS type A sorting domain-containing protein, with product MKILLGIIWIILFSAWSGYAQHSLDTYLRYDQLETTGKLDNVTGVNWRINHPDSFQLIGVSRKLSNSRFFIAHYDNLGELHQVDMLSDLHSDCFFEQAIDWKNDELFLIGVGDNSQAIQVTFNYRYDSNNQLIWQNDSSGFFKKEVRTDGDSILFGALVRPAGFGVSSKSENHFGLLLGANDSILSVPLFQLAGSDSSNRDLNLLGVEKLDSLYHLFIQDSSLNNQQIYIRCNGDFQNKGQDTIPVYGALHWTQKVGNQILFSEQQEPSNGPEFFLRAFDDQGSKIWELDGSNEYDYHSVRLGLIQNQNDYPIYAYLDIVDTKSTFSAYTQLVRLNKNGTLQEIRSYQNDSSDFDFYPMLLNAHSTLIGSGVMNQVSPWNSLLIATDTTGCFYQTDFSTPLVCNHLTIEQLYLEDKVKIYPNPVSDVLFIDTDAEVSLSLVSITGQVMIQRTIQAASQIDLTPLKTGAYLLYVQSEGELEVHRLLVNR from the coding sequence ATGAAAATATTGCTGGGCATCATTTGGATCATCCTGTTTTCGGCTTGGTCGGGATATGCCCAGCATTCTTTGGATACCTACCTTCGATACGACCAGCTCGAAACTACCGGGAAACTCGATAACGTTACCGGAGTCAATTGGCGGATCAATCATCCAGATAGCTTCCAATTAATTGGAGTGAGTCGAAAGCTTTCCAATTCGAGGTTTTTTATCGCCCATTACGATAATCTCGGGGAGCTCCATCAAGTGGACATGCTGTCCGATTTACATTCTGATTGCTTTTTTGAGCAAGCCATAGACTGGAAAAATGATGAGCTTTTTTTGATAGGAGTGGGAGACAATTCTCAAGCTATCCAAGTAACGTTCAATTACCGATATGATTCCAATAACCAGTTGATCTGGCAAAATGATTCATCCGGCTTTTTCAAAAAGGAGGTGCGTACCGACGGGGATTCTATTCTGTTTGGAGCCTTAGTACGTCCTGCTGGTTTCGGGGTGAGCAGTAAATCAGAAAATCACTTTGGTCTTTTGCTGGGGGCCAATGATTCTATTCTATCAGTGCCCTTGTTTCAATTGGCCGGTTCTGATTCTTCTAATCGTGATCTCAACCTATTGGGAGTAGAAAAATTGGACTCGCTTTATCACTTGTTTATCCAAGACTCTTCCCTGAATAATCAACAGATCTATATCCGGTGTAATGGTGACTTTCAAAACAAGGGACAAGACACCATTCCTGTCTATGGAGCTTTGCATTGGACCCAAAAAGTGGGAAATCAAATTCTGTTTAGTGAGCAACAGGAACCCTCCAATGGGCCTGAATTTTTTCTGCGGGCCTTTGATGATCAGGGAAGTAAAATCTGGGAATTGGATGGCTCGAATGAATACGATTATCACTCAGTTAGGCTCGGTTTGATCCAAAACCAAAACGACTATCCGATATATGCTTATTTAGATATCGTGGATACCAAATCCACCTTTTCGGCCTATACCCAGTTAGTGCGGCTGAACAAAAACGGGACCTTACAAGAAATTCGAAGTTATCAAAACGACTCCAGTGATTTTGACTTTTACCCGATGTTGCTCAATGCCCATTCCACCCTGATCGGAAGCGGAGTGATGAATCAGGTATCTCCATGGAACTCGCTGCTTATTGCTACCGATACCACTGGATGTTTTTACCAAACCGATTTTTCTACTCCTTTGGTTTGTAACCACCTTACCATAGAACAGCTCTACTTGGAGGACAAGGTGAAAATCTATCCCAATCCGGTAAGCGATGTATTGTTCATAGATACGGATGCTGAGGTGAGTTTATCCTTAGTGAGTATTACCGGACAGGTAATGATTCAAAGAACCATTCAAGCCGCAAGCCAGATTGATCTAACTCCATTAAAAACCGGGGCATACCTCCTTTATGTTCAAAGTGAAGGGGAGCTTGAGGTACATAGACTCCTTGTAAATCGGTAG
- a CDS encoding T9SS type A sorting domain-containing protein, producing the protein MKTSTSLISLAFLLFSTYNQAQELTPIYQGQIFEQGYSRSLSDVVDEESALDVVVTPNGLAFCGWIGNESIGKNMAVWNVDDIGDPVLFGDYGTSSSDEIATAMALSSYGEMVLVGRETNPGYTDDDHDLIKDDDRILIKVISAMGQEIWTRSLDSLPDTAQVAVDVINDGSDNFIVLANRMYDQGASQDIRLFKLSNSGQIVWNETITLSNQMIFAQKIIPMTGNNHYLILANDVTDPNNSFPMVIEVDGDGVYETREEYALPLHTKGYGIAARGHEYVVAGLQHNGGNEDGIVMSLDGDLLQTNMNIIVNDEAGNEGFRDVVSFGTGLLATGYCDNRGEGLSDVWVCHLDTLLDTTYVETLGGVDTDYGRSAVYLPGVNSAFVVGYNNSYTIEESGNAYLGGIKVGTDFPAASSASCQVPRSLFVDRFTWHDGNGGIDLSNNILGNATAEANLINYAKKHNITYLILYGLNFVYDPNYQSHPTTQTAKNNLNSFIAQCARSTPRIHVGLISTTKEAVYLNAIDYNDDVVNNSTKYNYNNTGKISYFVLEHEFWNPQTINASTGPTAPPTYDNEDGNTSNDVPNNQMNVHFDQVYDDHKDILDKLDKNKKFDANVLGMHDYIGYFFNRWSATTSNTSPRSNLTKRSTKAAYIESHCDGIFLVYYQRYSSQDNGKDFLTTQATSGVRLANVDTWKERIGFLGQQSNKETNIMPLFSAEMDHQGQSCGDGNQFLGRYLEDPPGNGAGSFFSVETSYQSQHNTVYNNTTSYPDIQNVKVIANSWFTYSCVDQKDFGASNGLPDCNVFNSVLSNADMDLESDNWVLYPNPNNGEFFLNLGRTEDLKSIEIFDLKGKLIHSDDFNHGRSDDGQIQVKLHSADPGMYLVKLNYLNESPQVKKCIVK; encoded by the coding sequence ATGAAAACCTCTACCTCTTTAATTAGTCTTGCCTTCTTGTTATTTTCAACCTACAACCAGGCCCAGGAACTAACCCCCATTTACCAAGGACAAATATTTGAACAAGGCTACAGCCGATCATTATCCGATGTAGTGGATGAAGAATCAGCCCTTGATGTGGTCGTCACTCCAAATGGTTTGGCCTTTTGTGGCTGGATTGGAAATGAATCCATTGGAAAAAATATGGCCGTCTGGAACGTGGATGATATTGGAGACCCCGTTCTATTTGGTGATTACGGCACGTCCTCATCCGATGAAATTGCAACGGCCATGGCCTTGAGCTCCTACGGTGAAATGGTATTGGTTGGTCGGGAGACCAATCCAGGGTATACCGACGATGATCATGATCTTATAAAAGATGATGATCGGATTCTTATCAAAGTCATTTCTGCCATGGGGCAGGAGATTTGGACTCGATCTTTAGATTCTCTGCCGGATACGGCTCAGGTGGCCGTTGATGTGATTAATGACGGGAGTGATAACTTCATCGTATTGGCCAATCGTATGTATGACCAGGGAGCCTCACAAGATATTCGTTTGTTCAAATTGTCTAACAGTGGGCAGATTGTGTGGAACGAAACCATTACGCTGAGCAATCAGATGATCTTCGCTCAAAAAATCATCCCTATGACCGGTAATAACCACTACCTCATTCTGGCCAATGACGTAACCGATCCCAATAATTCTTTTCCCATGGTCATTGAGGTTGATGGAGATGGGGTCTATGAAACCCGGGAGGAATACGCCCTTCCCCTTCATACCAAAGGATACGGAATTGCTGCACGAGGCCATGAATATGTAGTAGCCGGATTACAACACAATGGCGGAAATGAAGATGGTATAGTTATGAGTTTGGACGGCGACTTGCTTCAAACCAACATGAATATTATCGTTAATGATGAAGCTGGAAATGAAGGCTTTCGTGATGTCGTTTCTTTCGGAACAGGATTGTTGGCCACAGGATATTGTGACAATCGCGGAGAAGGATTATCCGATGTATGGGTGTGTCATTTGGACACCTTACTCGATACTACCTATGTAGAAACTCTCGGGGGTGTAGATACTGATTATGGTCGATCTGCCGTATACCTTCCTGGGGTGAATTCAGCTTTTGTTGTAGGGTATAACAACAGCTACACCATCGAGGAAAGTGGAAATGCCTATTTGGGAGGAATCAAAGTAGGAACCGATTTTCCAGCGGCTTCCAGTGCTAGTTGCCAAGTACCCCGATCGTTGTTTGTTGATCGATTTACCTGGCATGATGGTAACGGTGGTATTGATCTTAGCAACAACATTTTAGGAAATGCAACGGCAGAAGCTAATTTGATTAATTACGCTAAAAAACACAACATTACCTACCTCATTTTATATGGATTGAACTTCGTTTATGATCCCAATTACCAATCGCATCCAACCACTCAAACTGCAAAGAATAACCTAAACTCCTTCATCGCTCAGTGCGCTCGAAGCACACCCCGCATCCATGTTGGATTGATTTCTACCACCAAAGAAGCGGTGTATTTGAATGCCATTGATTACAACGATGATGTGGTCAACAATTCCACGAAGTACAACTACAACAACACGGGTAAGATCTCCTACTTTGTGTTAGAGCATGAATTTTGGAATCCACAAACCATTAATGCATCCACAGGACCAACCGCACCGCCCACCTACGATAATGAGGATGGAAACACTTCAAACGACGTTCCTAATAATCAAATGAATGTGCATTTTGATCAAGTGTACGACGATCACAAAGACATTTTGGACAAGTTGGATAAAAACAAAAAATTCGACGCCAATGTTTTGGGCATGCATGACTACATTGGTTATTTCTTCAACCGTTGGTCGGCTACAACATCGAACACTTCACCAAGGTCAAATTTGACCAAGAGAAGCACCAAGGCTGCTTATATCGAGTCTCATTGCGACGGAATTTTCCTGGTTTATTACCAACGATACAGCTCTCAGGACAACGGAAAGGATTTTTTAACCACCCAGGCCACTTCAGGGGTCCGGTTAGCGAATGTTGATACCTGGAAAGAACGGATTGGTTTCTTGGGGCAGCAATCCAACAAAGAGACCAATATAATGCCCTTGTTCTCTGCTGAAATGGATCACCAAGGGCAATCTTGTGGAGACGGAAACCAGTTTTTGGGCCGTTATTTGGAAGACCCTCCCGGGAATGGAGCAGGTTCGTTTTTCTCGGTGGAAACGTCCTATCAGTCTCAGCACAACACGGTTTATAACAATACCACCTCTTATCCAGATATTCAGAATGTGAAAGTGATTGCTAATTCGTGGTTTACCTACTCTTGTGTGGATCAGAAGGATTTTGGAGCCAGCAATGGGCTTCCCGATTGTAACGTATTCAATTCCGTTTTGTCCAACGCAGATATGGATTTGGAAAGCGACAACTGGGTACTTTACCCCAATCCCAATAATGGAGAGTTCTTCTTGAATTTGGGTCGAACAGAGGATTTAAAGTCCATTGAAATTTTCGATTTAAAGGGTAAATTGATACATTCGGATGACTTCAATCACGGGCGTTCCGATGACGGGCAAATTCAAGTGAAACTGCACTCAGCAGATCCTGGGATGTACTTGGTTAAATTGAATTACCTGAACGAAAGTCCTCAAGTGAAGAAGTGCATTGTAAAATAA
- the rsgA gene encoding ribosome small subunit-dependent GTPase A, whose product MKGRVYKSTGSWLEVKLENGESLPCKVKGKFRLKGIRSTNPIAVGDWVEIERVDDGTGVVKKLIPRNNYLIRKSVNLSHRAQILASNIDQVILLVTLKQPETTLGFIDRILCSAEAFHITPVLLFNKIDLLEEEEMGRLAEWMELYEQVGYRCEAISVEKGVNLDVVKELMTDKTSTISGHSGAGKSSLINALDPNLDLKVKAISTYHKQGVHTTTFAEMFDLDFGAQIIDTPGIRGFGVLDIDRSELSHYFLEMRELLSDCKFNNCQHINEPGCGIKKGLVEGRVAESRYFNYLDIYEEDKSENYRGTDY is encoded by the coding sequence ATGAAAGGCAGAGTTTATAAATCGACCGGTAGTTGGCTGGAGGTGAAGTTGGAAAATGGAGAGTCCCTTCCTTGTAAGGTGAAGGGTAAATTTCGCTTGAAGGGTATTCGATCTACCAATCCGATTGCCGTAGGTGATTGGGTAGAAATAGAGCGAGTGGATGACGGCACTGGTGTGGTGAAGAAACTCATTCCACGCAACAACTACCTGATTCGTAAATCGGTTAACCTCTCGCACCGGGCGCAAATTTTGGCATCCAATATCGATCAGGTTATTCTTTTGGTGACGCTCAAACAGCCGGAAACGACATTGGGTTTTATTGATCGTATTCTGTGTTCGGCTGAGGCTTTTCACATCACACCCGTTCTTTTGTTCAACAAGATCGACTTGTTGGAAGAAGAGGAAATGGGCCGGTTGGCAGAATGGATGGAATTGTACGAGCAGGTGGGCTATCGCTGCGAGGCTATATCGGTGGAAAAGGGTGTAAACCTGGATGTGGTGAAAGAACTCATGACCGACAAAACATCGACCATTTCAGGGCATTCAGGAGCCGGAAAATCTTCCTTGATCAATGCCTTGGATCCCAATTTGGATTTAAAGGTAAAGGCGATTTCCACCTACCACAAACAAGGAGTGCATACCACCACATTTGCTGAAATGTTTGACCTGGACTTTGGCGCTCAAATCATTGATACGCCCGGAATTCGAGGCTTTGGCGTTCTCGATATCGATCGCTCTGAGCTCTCTCACTATTTTTTAGAAATGCGTGAGCTGTTGTCGGATTGCAAGTTCAATAATTGCCAGCACATCAATGAACCGGGATGTGGTATCAAAAAAGGATTGGTGGAAGGAAGGGTAGCAGAATCACGTTATTTCAATTACCTGGATATCTACGAGGAAGACAAATCCGAAAACTACCGCGGTACGGATTATTAA
- a CDS encoding S9 family peptidase — protein METVQVKQYDLKEFFKNPDKSSYQISPDGSHFSYLAPYQDRMNVFVQKVGSEESKRLTEITDRDISGYTWANDNRILYLKDNGGDENWAIYGVDIDGSNPKTLTKFDSVTTRWIDDLEGLDDYILVGLNKRNKMIFDPYRLNIVTGELEMLAENPGNIQGWITDHEGKLRLATTTDGVNTSILYRATEQDDWKVIVTNNYKESISPLFFTFDNKNIYASSNIGRDKSAIILFDLESGEEVEEIFNHPEVDVSSLNYSEKRKVLTSVSYNTDKRHRHFLDEETKGWFSKLEKKLEGYEIGIGAMNKEEDKMVVRTYSDKSRGAFYIYDKNSDKLDKIHDISPWLNEDDMAEMKPIQYKSRDGLTINGYLTLPKGKDPKNLPVVVNPHGGPWARDYWGFNPQCQFLANRGYAVLQMNFRGSTGFGRAFWEASFKQWGQAMQNDVTDGAQWLIDQGIADPKRIAIYGGSYGGYATLAGLCYSPEMYACGIDYVGVSNLFTFMNTFPPYWEPFKPMVYEMVGNPNTEDSVMMAKYSPSLNADKIVAPLYIAQGANDPRVKKSESDQMVEAMRARGVEVEYLVKDDEGHGFRNEENRFEFYEAMIGFLDKHIGDAPAETAAAE, from the coding sequence ATGGAAACCGTTCAGGTCAAGCAATACGACTTGAAAGAGTTCTTCAAAAATCCCGATAAATCCAGTTACCAAATATCTCCCGATGGGTCTCATTTTTCCTACCTGGCTCCGTACCAGGATCGGATGAATGTGTTTGTTCAAAAAGTGGGCAGCGAAGAGAGCAAGCGTTTGACCGAAATCACCGACAGAGACATTTCAGGCTACACCTGGGCCAATGACAATCGTATCCTTTACCTAAAAGACAATGGTGGAGATGAGAATTGGGCTATCTACGGAGTTGACATCGATGGAAGCAATCCCAAAACCTTAACGAAGTTCGATTCTGTAACCACCCGTTGGATTGACGACCTGGAAGGATTGGATGACTACATCTTGGTTGGTTTGAACAAGAGAAACAAAATGATCTTCGATCCTTATCGCCTCAACATTGTGACGGGTGAACTGGAGATGTTGGCTGAGAATCCAGGCAATATTCAAGGTTGGATCACCGACCATGAAGGCAAACTTCGTCTGGCTACGACTACCGATGGGGTGAATACTTCCATCTTGTACCGTGCCACAGAGCAGGACGATTGGAAAGTAATTGTGACCAACAACTACAAGGAATCCATCAGTCCATTGTTCTTCACTTTTGACAACAAAAACATCTATGCCAGTTCTAACATTGGTCGCGATAAATCGGCCATTATCCTGTTTGATCTGGAGAGCGGAGAAGAAGTAGAAGAGATTTTTAACCACCCTGAAGTGGATGTTTCTTCTTTGAATTACTCAGAAAAGAGAAAGGTGTTGACCAGCGTTAGCTACAATACGGACAAGCGTCACCGTCACTTCCTTGACGAGGAGACCAAAGGCTGGTTTAGCAAGCTTGAGAAAAAGCTCGAGGGTTACGAAATCGGTATCGGTGCTATGAATAAGGAAGAAGACAAAATGGTTGTTCGTACTTATTCCGACAAGTCCAGAGGAGCTTTCTACATCTATGACAAAAACAGCGATAAGCTGGATAAAATTCACGATATCAGCCCTTGGTTGAACGAAGACGATATGGCTGAAATGAAGCCTATCCAATACAAGTCCAGAGATGGTCTGACCATTAACGGTTACCTGACCTTGCCAAAAGGAAAAGACCCAAAGAATCTACCCGTTGTGGTTAATCCACACGGTGGTCCATGGGCTCGTGACTATTGGGGATTCAACCCACAGTGTCAGTTTTTAGCTAACCGTGGTTATGCGGTGTTGCAGATGAACTTTAGAGGGTCAACCGGATTTGGACGTGCCTTCTGGGAAGCTTCTTTCAAGCAATGGGGGCAAGCCATGCAAAATGATGTGACTGATGGCGCTCAATGGTTGATTGACCAGGGAATTGCAGATCCAAAGCGTATCGCTATCTACGGCGGAAGCTATGGTGGATATGCTACTTTGGCGGGTCTTTGCTACAGCCCTGAAATGTACGCCTGTGGTATCGATTATGTAGGTGTTTCTAACTTGTTTACCTTTATGAACACATTTCCTCCCTACTGGGAACCTTTTAAGCCTATGGTTTATGAGATGGTAGGGAACCCGAATACGGAAGATAGTGTGATGATGGCTAAGTACTCGCCATCCTTGAATGCAGATAAAATTGTAGCGCCTCTTTACATCGCGCAAGGAGCCAATGACCCTCGGGTGAAAAAGTCTGAGAGTGATCAGATGGTGGAAGCTATGCGTGCCAGAGGAGTAGAAGTGGAGTACCTCGTTAAAGACGACGAAGGCCACGGATTTAGAAATGAAGAGAACCGGTTTGAGTTTTACGAAGCCATGATCGGATTCCTCGATAAGCACATCGGCGACGCTCCGGCTGAGACTGCTGCTGCTGAATAA
- the gldA gene encoding gliding motility-associated ABC transporter ATP-binding subunit GldA: MSIEVSSVNKIYGTQKALNEVSFSIRKGEIVGFLGPNGAGKSTMMKIITCFLPQTSGEVTVCGHDVREEPMAVKKKVGYLPEHNPLYLEMYVKEYLHFIAGLHGLSNKKQRVAEMIEKVGLQLEQHKKIGALSKGYRQRVGLAQAMIHDPEVLILDEPTTGLDPNQIEEIRELIKSIGKTKTVMMSTHIMQEVEAVCDRVMIINRGVLVADGKAGEIQAAQDSSLRFKVEFANNPEQKILLSLEGVTLAEVESGNSWIIEADRDIREDLFKLSVDQGLSILTLQKEEQGLESVFKNLTRKKP, from the coding sequence ATGTCGATTGAAGTCTCATCAGTTAATAAGATTTACGGTACTCAAAAGGCCTTGAATGAGGTAAGCTTTTCCATCCGCAAGGGTGAAATTGTTGGATTTTTAGGACCTAATGGCGCAGGTAAATCGACAATGATGAAAATCATCACCTGCTTTTTGCCCCAAACTTCGGGTGAAGTGACCGTATGTGGTCACGATGTGCGTGAAGAACCTATGGCGGTGAAAAAGAAGGTGGGTTACCTTCCGGAGCACAATCCCCTTTATCTGGAAATGTATGTGAAGGAATACCTGCACTTTATAGCCGGATTGCACGGATTGTCCAACAAAAAACAACGGGTTGCCGAAATGATTGAAAAGGTGGGACTCCAATTGGAACAGCACAAAAAAATCGGCGCACTCTCTAAGGGATATCGTCAGCGGGTAGGATTGGCGCAGGCCATGATTCACGATCCTGAAGTATTGATTCTCGATGAGCCTACCACTGGGCTTGACCCCAATCAGATTGAAGAGATCCGGGAATTAATCAAGTCGATTGGTAAAACCAAAACCGTCATGATGAGTACCCATATCATGCAAGAGGTAGAAGCCGTTTGCGACCGGGTGATGATCATTAACCGAGGTGTATTGGTGGCCGATGGTAAGGCTGGCGAGATTCAGGCAGCGCAGGACAGCTCCCTGCGATTTAAGGTAGAGTTTGCCAACAATCCCGAGCAGAAAATTCTACTCTCGCTGGAGGGTGTTACTCTTGCCGAAGTGGAATCCGGCAACAGTTGGATCATTGAGGCAGATCGTGACATTCGTGAAGATCTGTTCAAACTCAGTGTAGATCAAGGGCTGTCTATATTGACCCTTCAAAAAGAAGAGCAAGGACTGGAGTCGGTATTTAAAAACCTGACCCGGAAGAAGCCTTAA